The Clostridium aceticum genomic interval CCCCCATCTCTCTTAGTTTTGCTGTAATAGCCTCTAAGTGTTTAGGAATAACGTTACTTACAACTACATCGCCTCCTGTAGCAGCAGCAGCGATCATATAGGTTCCTGCTTCTATTTGATCCGGTATAACACTATGCTGGCATCCCTTCAACTTTTTTACACCTTGTATTTTAATTGTATCAGTTCCAGCACCTCTAACCTTTGCTCCCATGCAATTCAGAAAGTTAGCGACATCTACTATATGCGGTTCTTTAGCGGCATTTTCAATAATAGTTACCCCTTCTGCCATCGTGGCAGCTAACATAATATTGATAGTAGCCCCTACACTAGCTACATCTAAATAAATCTCTGCTCCTACTAATTTTTCAGCTTCCACAGAGATAATACCATGCTCAATATTAACTTTTGCTCCCAATGCTTCAAATCCCTTAACGTGCTGGTCTATGGGTCTATTGCCTATACAACACCCTCCTGGATATACAACTCTTGCTTTTTTAAAACGCCCTAAAGCAGCCCCTAAAAAATAGTAAGAAGCCCTTAAGTCTTTGGCAGATTCATAGTCTATAAAACAATTATTTATCTGGCTTGTATCAATCTCTAAAGTATTAGATCCTTTTTTTACAACCTTCGCTCCTAGATCCGTTAAAAGTTTTGACAGTATCTGAACATCACTAATGTTTGGCAGATTTTCTATAGTACAAACATCTGCTGCCAATACTGCCGCAGGTATGATTGCTACAGCTGCATTTTTAAAACCACTAACTTCAACTTTCCCCTGTAGTTTCTTTCCGCCTTCAATGATTAATTTTTCCATAGAGCTTCTGACAAACGTCAGTGGTCACCACCTTCTAAGTATAGTTTAACTATTTATTTATCTAATTCAACAAACTTTGTTATTTTCTTATTCTATAAAACTAAATTTTTTTAGCTGTTATTCATTATAGCATTTCTTCAGGAATTTGATAAGAACCTTTACTGTGGAAATTATAGTTAAAATATCTTATCACACAAAAAAAAGCAGAAAAAGCACTACTAATACTCTTTCTACCTTTGTTTATAAAAATCCTTTATTTTTTTGCAGAAACTTAATCTTTTAAAGCATCTACATAATAAATTTTCCCATTATTTAATACAATTTTCCATGATGGGAAGGCAGTTCCAGATATAATGGTATCCCAAGTGGTAAAATTAAAATCTGCAGGATTAAAATAATACCCTATTTCCATTTCTTTTACTGCAATGCCTTTATCCTCTTTATTATCCAGTAAAATTTCATTCATTTTTCTTAAAAGAGCTTCCGTTGCTGGTATTACTCTTTTCTTTTGTCCATAGATGTTCTCTTGTTCTAGCAGCATAGCTTCCATACCTACAACCTCTGTATGACTAACATAAACATGAACATAACTTTCACCTAAAAATCTACCGTTATAAGTTTGATGATAGACTAATTTATAAAGAGGTATTTCTCCAAATTCTTCAATTAGCCCAAAGTATATTTGTCTTAACACTAAATCCTCTTGCAGAAAATTATGCTGATAAAGAAAGTTATTGCTTATATCAATAGCTGCTTCTTCATCAAGTGGATAGTTTTTTTTATCTTCAGTAACGTTTTTATAAACAAACTTTTTGTTGCTGATAATTTCAAGTTTTTTATTTGCTGCCTTATAAATATTTCCTTCCAGCAACTCAAAGTTTTCCCCTAAAAAATTTCTTGCTAGTTCATAGGGCTCAAAAACCTTATACTTTACCATTAAAACTGGTAATGAAATCACTTCTCGAGGAATTTCTATATCTAGCTGCAAACCGTTATCTGTTAAATAGTTTTCTGCGTTCTTTATATAGGTATCACTAATGATCTGAAGATCTCCTTTATTAAACATATCTTTTTGTATGTGATAAATGAGAAAGATATTTGTTAGAATAAAGGCCACAATCAATGCATTTTTCGCCCTTGACCAGTCCATAATATTTCACCGCCGTTAGTTTACAAGGCTGCTATATAGTAATTTACCGTCATAAGTATTGAAATAATATTCTCTTGCATCTATTTTTATTCTCCATACAGGTACTAGTAATTGTGTGCTAGCTTCCTCGATAGTATCATAATATAAAACTTCAGTCTTAGTAATACTCCTTTCTATGTAACTCAGCACTTCCTTATCACTTTTTGGCTCCTCTACATCTTGATCCTTTAAATAATTATACTTTAATAAGTCAATATGCTCTTCAATGATCTGTTGAGGCAATAAGATTTTACTGTTTATAGGTACATCTGGAAAATTCATTTTTTTCCTAGTAAAGGTCCTATAGCTTTTGACTTTATTTCCGTAAACCTCTATTTCTATAGGGTGTGTCATATTATTCGTATGAAAAACTACTGGTAATCCATCGATCCTATAATTAAAGCCTAAGTAGTATCCCTTATTAACTTGCCTAATTTCTTTTAGATAGGCCCCTTCTGGAAAACCGCCTTCCTGCTGCAACACAAACTCAATAGCCACATCTAAAGCATTCACCACATTGCTACTAGAGATAGACCTAACTTCTTCGTTATACTCTAGGCGACCTCTATTGTTAATTCGAACGCCTTTTTCCCCATATCCATACATAAATACAGTAGCTCCACTGGTTTCTTTGATGGTCTTAACAAAATCCAAACTGTCATCAAAAAAACTTTTTACTTTTTCTGTGACCATAGATTCATCTTTGACATCTATTTCACTTTCTACAAAAATTTCTGGGATAGCAACATCATAGCTTAAGGGCATCAAAGTAGGGTTGCCTACATCAATAAAAAGAGGATAGTATCTAATATAACTACTATCTTGTAGCTTATCTAAAAAGCTTAACAATTGTCGGTCTTCTTGATAGTTTTCCATCCTAACTTCAAATACATTATTGTCTTTTCCAACAATATAGATAACACCTCTGTTTAAGGTAGGAATTAAAATTTTTCTGATTTCCTTAATATTGTTGACAATCTTATTATCTACTGTATCAAAAACAGAAGCTACTAAAACAGAAGGAATATTTCTACCAAACTCCAACTCAACGGACTTTAACCAACTATTCTCTTTATATCTTTCTAAAGTAGTAGGTACTACCTCTACATCTGCTGTAAAATATTGAAACAAAATGCTCCTACTAGCTTCCCAAACCTTTTCTACATCAGAAGAAATAATCGTATAATAACTGTTACCAAAACTAACTTCAACTCTTTCTGGTATAACTAATTCATTACGTATTTCTGTGATTTTTGCTGTTTGTTTTTCTTTAAATGAAGCTTCTGACTGTAACATTTTTATAGGTGAGTAGAACCATATCTTTTGAGTGAATACAATGCTCATTATGATCAATATAGCTAGTATAAGGGTTTTCATTTTTTCCCTACTCATTATAATCACTCCGAAAACGATTACTTATTTTCTGTATTTACAATACTCTTTAACCTTTCTGTAGAAGATGTACTGGCAATACTTTGTTCCACTTGTTTTTTTACATCATCAATATCCTTTACCTCTACTGTACGGCTTATAGTATCTTCCCGACCGTCTTTATAAACTGCAGTAAAGTCTATTTTGTTTAATCCTTTTCTCAGTTCCACCTCTGCCCAACCTCTTTGCAAAGCTCCTACTTTTATCTCTATAGGATCGTAGGCAGCAACATAATTTTGTTTACTAGTAGCTACACTAGTATTGTAATATACGTCTATTGTCACAGTCGTACCTTCAGGAGCAGTAAAAGACAAAACCATATTTCTATCACTAGCTACTATATTCCTATTAGGAGTGAGAATTTTTAAGGTTTCCTGCTCTACTTTAGCCTCCTGTGCAGTTGATGTATCATTGTTACCATAAACTACTGCACTTGATCCACCAATTATTAAAAGTACAACTGTACTGACGATTAATTTTTTCATCATATGGACACCTCCTGTCAAACAGCTAAATGTGTTCATAATTATTATACAAAATTTATATTACAATCATATTACATAGAAATTAAAAATAAATTACATATTTTTTCCTACAAAACACTTAGCTAAGTGCTAAGTTCTCCTCATCTACTGTTGGTAAAGTAATCATTACCGTCGTTCCTTGTTTTTCTTCTTCACTAAAAATTTTTATACTACCTTCATGAGCTTCTACAATTTGTTTTGCAATAGATAAGCCTAAACCCGTGCCCCCCATTTCTCTAGAACGAGCCTTGTCTACCCTATAGAATCTTTCAAATATTCTTGGTAAATCTTTCTTAGGTATGCCTATTCCATTATCTTTAATAATAATTTGAACAAAATTGTTTTTTAGTTCAACCTGCACTTCTATTTGTCCTTCTTCAGCAGTGTATTTAATGGCATTACTAAGAATATTTAAGATAACTTGTTCTATGCGGTCCTTATCAGCAAAAACATGCACCGTATCATCGCAAATTGTATAATTAAAATGTTGTCTTTTATTTTTAGCTGAAACTTCTAATTTTAGTACAGCATTCTTAACAATATCATTTATATCGATTTCCTTTTTATTCCACTTGCCTTGCTTGTAGTCTAAATTAGATAGTTGTAGCAAATCTTGTACTAGTCTAGTCATACGATCAGATTCACTTACTACTACATCTAAAAACCGTTTTGCTAAAGGTTTGTCTTCTATCGCTCCATCCAACAAGGTTTCCGTATAGCTTTTAATCGTTGTTAAAGGGGTTTTTAGCTCGTGAGAAACATTGGCAACAAATTCTTTTCTCATATTTTCCAATTTTTCATACTCTGTAATGTCTTGTAATAGCACAACTATTCCTTCCAAATAATCATCTTCTCTTATGATTGGAGCATACTTGGCTCTAAGCTTCAATCCTTCTTGCATATCAATGGTTTCATTACCATACCATTTTTCTTTTGTACTTAAGTAATTAAGTGTTAACTTATTGTTTAACGGTAAAAAAAGTTCGTCAAAACTCTTTTTCTTTAACGTCTTTTCATCTATTTTTAACATTTCTATGGCCACTGGATTGGCATGAATAATCTTACCTTCAGCAGTAGTGGCAATTAATCCGTCTGCCATATTATTAATAATCGTATCCATTTTTTTCTTTTCATTAGATACTTCCAGCAACACAGCTTTTAGTCGTGCTGTCAAGTGGTTAAACATGCTGGCTAGCTGGCCTATTTCATCATCGGACTTCACTTCTACTACCTGATCAAAGTCTCCCTTTGCCATTTTTTCTGCCTTGATGGTTACATCATTAATAGGCCCTGTAATACTTTTAGCTATAAAATATCCTAAAACTATAGTGATCAACAGTGCCAGTATAATTGCTCTTGTTAAAATAAACTTAGATTGATCTAAGGTTCTATAAATATCTTCAAGATTTTGTCGTAAGTAAATAATTCCCGTAATACGACTATGTTCATCATAAAGAGGAAACACCATATCTTTTGAACTCCTGGGCCCTTCTTGCTGAGATACAATATCCTTAATTTCTCCGTGGAATCCAGCTAAAATCAAATCAGAATCTAATATATACGTAGCATTTTGATTCCAATAGGATAAATTTGTGCTAGAAATAATGGTAAAGTCATTGTTTTTCTCTATTACATAAATCTCCATACCCATTTTTTCATAGGGACTGATATTTTTTTGTATTTCGTCCTTATTGTTCTGCCAATCTATTTCCTCTAGGGTCGTCATAAAACTACTAGCAATTTGCGTGAGGTTTCCCTTCACTACCCCTAAGTGATACTGCTCAAATTGCTGTATAATAAACACACCTACAATAACCATTGCAATGAATACTAATAGAAAATAGATAGTTATCATTTTAAACCGTATACTTTTAAACATATCATGCCCTCCTAAAGTAATAACCCACTCCTCTTTTGGTCAGTATATACTTAGGACTACTAGCAAGATCCTCCACCTTTTCTCTAAGCCTTCTTATGGTTACATCCACCGTTCTTATGTCCCCATAATATTCGTACCCCCACACTTCTTTTAAGAGTTGTTCTCTAGAAAACACCTGTTCTGCTTGTATTGACAAAAACTTTAACAGTTCAAACTCTCTTGAAGTTAGTTCTATAACAGTGTTCTCCTTTTTTACCTCATACTTATTGAAGTCAATCACTAATCCGCCTGAAGTAATGATGGCATTATTCTTTTCACCAATGATGGTATCTTTTCTTCTTAGGTTTGCTTTAACCCTAGCTAGTAGCTCCCTCATGCTAAAGGGCTTCGTTATATAATCATCTGCTCCCATTTCCAAACCCAGTACCTTATCGACTTCTTCTTCCTTAGCCGTCAACATTAATATAGGTGTAGAAAAACATTCCCGAACTTTTCGACATACTTGAAAGCCATCTAGTTTAGGAAGCATAACATCTAGTAAAATAAGGTCTGGATTTTTATTGGTTACTTTATGTAAAGCTTCCTCTCCATCATAAGCTATTTCAATCTTATAACCTTCTTTTTCTAAATTATATTTTAAAATATCTGCTATCGGCTTTTCATCTTCCACGATTAATATCTTTGCTTCCATCTTACATCCCCCTACATAGATTATAATGTTAATAAGTTCTACTTTTTTACTTCTTTTCCTGCAAAAGATTCACATTGATTTTTGTAAAAGTTTATCCTATATATTAATAAGCGGAGAATTTGTGTTCTCCGCTATCACAGCTATCGAAACAAGTGCATGAAACTTTGTAGGCTTTTTCCTTCACCTAAGGATTCTATGATCTCTATCAAAGCTTCTTCTCCATAGTTTTCTACAAAGTTTCGTACTATTCTAAATGACTGCGTATAAGCTAAATATTCATCAAGCTGATAAAACTCATCTCTTAGCATTTCTATTGTATAGTCTATTTCTGTAACTTCTTTACCCCACTCATAACCATCTACCTTATATTCAAAATAAAGACTTACACCTTCAGTAAACCAAATGGGAAAATTTCCTTTTCCAACATGGTCTGTAAAAAGGTGAACCAATTCATGTAATAAAGGTCCTTCAGAATAAAAAGCTCTTGTCATGTCTTCATCACTTCTCACCCATTGTCTTGGATTTAAAAGGTGAATTGTATTCCCATAGTAAACCCCCATTGGAGGTGTTCCCTTACCCTGCATTGTAATATCCATAAAAGCACCTATATCATCATATAATAAGATCATGATTTTTTCTTGAGGTTTGTACTGAAAAGCCTCTACCACCGACCCATACTTATCTTCTGCTGTCATTGTTACTAAATCAATAATTTCTTCATCAATCCCATCATCATATCGAATAATGAAGTGATCTGTAGTAACAAAGTCATAGCTACGGGTTCTATAGGACACAATTCTATTTTCAACATCTCTCACCATAGGACGAAAGGCAGTAACTAAGTTGTTTTGTTGTCCATGGTAAAATACAAACCCCATCATTAATAAGGCAATACCAAACAAAAAGAAGTTTATAGAAAAAAACTTCTTTTTGTCTATATTCATCATACAAATACCCCCTTTTTTGTCTATCTAAGAAATGTATTTGTGGGGTAAACTGCCCTTTCATTATACCATAAAGACCTAAGCCCTATCCTTGAGAATTAATGGCATTTCTTCCTATTAGACTATCACTTTTTTCGACTGTTTGCATAACTTAGTATAAGAAGAATAGTTTCTTTAGTATTGAAAATATGCACTTAACCAGACAACTGGTTAACATTATATTTTTATCAATAGTTTAAAAGGGGGACATAATGTGTTTAGTTATTCAAATATTGTGGAAGATCTTGTAATTGAAAGGTTAATGAATTCTAATGGAGAACACATCCCTGTTATTATTACCGGAGATAATTGCGGTTGTGACGACTTAGAAAAGTGTATTAAAGAATTAGGCGGCGTTGTTAAACATAGATTATCTATTATTAACGCTGTAGCTGCCTATATTCCTCCTGTTGGCGTAAGAAGTGTTGCTAGAGATAAAACCATCAACAAAGTTCATTTTGATGATATGGTATTTAAACTAATGGATGTTGCATCAGTTACAGTAGCATCAGACTATGCTAATGAACATGGTCTTACAGGTAAAGGTGTTACTGTAGCCGTAGTGGATACAGGGGTACACCCCCATAGCGACTTAACCACACCTAATAACAGGATCGTAGGCTTTGTAGATTTTGTGGATAAAAAAACAGCACCCTACGATGACGATGGTCACGGTACCCATGTTGCAGGAATCGTTGCTGGAAATGGATTTGCTTCTCAGGGAAAATATATGGGTATTGCTCCTGATGCTAATATTGTTGGGGTAAAGGTGTTAAATAAAGATGGAGGCGGTAATATCTCTGACGTTATTGCCGGTATTCAGTGGGTCATTGATAACAAACAACGCTATAATATTAGTGTAGTGACACTGTCTTTAGGTACAAAAGCAAAAGTTTCTTATAAAGAAGATCCTTTATGCCGAGCTGTTGATAAAGCCGAAAGTCATGGTATTACAGTCGTTGTAGCTGCTGGAAACAGTGGACCCGAAGCCTCTACAATTAATTCTCCTGCTATTAGCCCCAATACAATAGCAGTAGGCGCATGCAATGACCGTACTGCCAGTACTCCTAGAGATTGTAAAATTGCCGATTTTTCCAGTAGAGGTCCTACACCTGATGGCTTAAAAAAACCTGATATCTTAGCCCCTGGTGTAAACATCAATTCTTTAAGTAATAAGGGCAATGGATACCACAGTCTATCTGGGACTTCAATGGCTACCCCCATTGTAGCCGGCTGTGCTGCCCTATTATACGAAAACAATCCTAATCTTACCCCCTCACAGGTAAAAAGAATGATGACGGAAAGTTGTGTAAACCTAGGTTATGGATCAGAGGTTCAAGGAGCAGGCTTATTAGATATTAAAGATATCATGAGCAAGTCAAAGATCTCTCCTCAACCTCCTAAAAGAACTCCTCAAGATAGGCAACAAAATACTAAAGGTATATTTTCCATATTTGATGGTTGGTTCTTTGTTATCTTAATTGTAATATTGATTTTAATTTTATAATAAAAAAATAAAAGCGACCTTTTGGTCGCTTAGTATTTTACAAACTGTAGTGGATTAATAGGCACACCATTTTTTCTTACCTCAAAGTGCAGATGAGGCCCCGTACTTCTTCCAGTACTGCCTACCTTAGCTATTTCCTGGCCTTTGAATACTCTATCTCCTTGTTTTACCAAAATCCTGCTTGCATGGGCATAATAAGTTTGATACCCATTCTCATGATCTATAATAACAAGGTTGCCATAAGCACCTCTACTACCAGCAAAGGAAACCCTTCCTGCATCAGCAGCCGTTATCGAAGTTCCTGTAGGAGCACCAATATCAATACCTTCATGTCTTCTTCCCCATCTGGTTCCAAATCCAGAAGTAAGTGTCCCTCTAGTAGGTCGTACAAAAGCTCCTGTAGCAACCGTCGCTGGCCTTTCCTTTATACCCTCTGCGATTACTCTTGTAACAGGTTCTTCCAATATGATCTCTTCTAGCACTTCGTGGCCAGCAAAAACACCATTTTCCTTTACTTGATAACCTTTGATCTCTCTTTTTCCCTCTTCACCCTGAACAGTAATCTTTTTGTCTCCCTTATAGAGAGCTTCTGTTTCAACATATTCTGTTTCAAAGGGAATCGTTTCTACTAACTCCATATACTCTTTTGTTGTTACTGTTACATAAGGCTTTGGCACCACTAAATTAATTTTTTGCCCGATTTGAAGACGTTCTGGATTAATATCTGGGTTTGCCGCAGTAAGATTTTCCATTGATAAGTCATACTGCTGTGCTATGACCCAAGCACTTTCTCCAGAGGCTACTTCGTGAGTTTTTACTTCATTAGTTCCTTTTGTAATCAGTTGGAAAACTTCTTCTTTGTTTTTAACCTCTGCAAGGTTAA includes:
- a CDS encoding UDP-N-acetylglucosamine 1-carboxyvinyltransferase; its protein translation is MEKLIIEGGKKLQGKVEVSGFKNAAVAIIPAAVLAADVCTIENLPNISDVQILSKLLTDLGAKVVKKGSNTLEIDTSQINNCFIDYESAKDLRASYYFLGAALGRFKKARVVYPGGCCIGNRPIDQHVKGFEALGAKVNIEHGIISVEAEKLVGAEIYLDVASVGATINIMLAATMAEGVTIIENAAKEPHIVDVANFLNCMGAKVRGAGTDTIKIQGVKKLKGCQHSVIPDQIEAGTYMIAAAATGGDVVVSNVIPKHLEAITAKLREMGVEIIENGDSLRVRAMHPLRNVNIKTLVYPGFPTDLQQPMSSLLTIAKGTGVITETIFEGRFKHVDELKRMGANVKVEGRVAIIQGVQKLMGAKVAASDLRAGAALIVAALTAEGATEIENVHYIYRGYDQICEKFAALGAKISKTY
- the yycI gene encoding two-component system regulatory protein YycI, which translates into the protein MDWSRAKNALIVAFILTNIFLIYHIQKDMFNKGDLQIISDTYIKNAENYLTDNGLQLDIEIPREVISLPVLMVKYKVFEPYELARNFLGENFELLEGNIYKAANKKLEIISNKKFVYKNVTEDKKNYPLDEEAAIDISNNFLYQHNFLQEDLVLRQIYFGLIEEFGEIPLYKLVYHQTYNGRFLGESYVHVYVSHTEVVGMEAMLLEQENIYGQKKRVIPATEALLRKMNEILLDNKEDKGIAVKEMEIGYYFNPADFNFTTWDTIISGTAFPSWKIVLNNGKIYYVDALKD
- the yycH gene encoding two-component system activity regulator YycH → MSREKMKTLILAILIIMSIVFTQKIWFYSPIKMLQSEASFKEKQTAKITEIRNELVIPERVEVSFGNSYYTIISSDVEKVWEASRSILFQYFTADVEVVPTTLERYKENSWLKSVELEFGRNIPSVLVASVFDTVDNKIVNNIKEIRKILIPTLNRGVIYIVGKDNNVFEVRMENYQEDRQLLSFLDKLQDSSYIRYYPLFIDVGNPTLMPLSYDVAIPEIFVESEIDVKDESMVTEKVKSFFDDSLDFVKTIKETSGATVFMYGYGEKGVRINNRGRLEYNEEVRSISSSNVVNALDVAIEFVLQQEGGFPEGAYLKEIRQVNKGYYLGFNYRIDGLPVVFHTNNMTHPIEIEVYGNKVKSYRTFTRKKMNFPDVPINSKILLPQQIIEEHIDLLKYNYLKDQDVEEPKSDKEVLSYIERSITKTEVLYYDTIEEASTQLLVPVWRIKIDAREYYFNTYDGKLLYSSLVN
- a CDS encoding ATP-binding protein gives rise to the protein MFKSIRFKMITIYFLLVFIAMVIVGVFIIQQFEQYHLGVVKGNLTQIASSFMTTLEEIDWQNNKDEIQKNISPYEKMGMEIYVIEKNNDFTIISSTNLSYWNQNATYILDSDLILAGFHGEIKDIVSQQEGPRSSKDMVFPLYDEHSRITGIIYLRQNLEDIYRTLDQSKFILTRAIILALLITIVLGYFIAKSITGPINDVTIKAEKMAKGDFDQVVEVKSDDEIGQLASMFNHLTARLKAVLLEVSNEKKKMDTIINNMADGLIATTAEGKIIHANPVAIEMLKIDEKTLKKKSFDELFLPLNNKLTLNYLSTKEKWYGNETIDMQEGLKLRAKYAPIIREDDYLEGIVVLLQDITEYEKLENMRKEFVANVSHELKTPLTTIKSYTETLLDGAIEDKPLAKRFLDVVVSESDRMTRLVQDLLQLSNLDYKQGKWNKKEIDINDIVKNAVLKLEVSAKNKRQHFNYTICDDTVHVFADKDRIEQVILNILSNAIKYTAEEGQIEVQVELKNNFVQIIIKDNGIGIPKKDLPRIFERFYRVDKARSREMGGTGLGLSIAKQIVEAHEGSIKIFSEEEKQGTTVMITLPTVDEENLALS
- the yycF gene encoding response regulator YycF translates to MEAKILIVEDEKPIADILKYNLEKEGYKIEIAYDGEEALHKVTNKNPDLILLDVMLPKLDGFQVCRKVRECFSTPILMLTAKEEEVDKVLGLEMGADDYITKPFSMRELLARVKANLRRKDTIIGEKNNAIITSGGLVIDFNKYEVKKENTVIELTSREFELLKFLSIQAEQVFSREQLLKEVWGYEYYGDIRTVDVTIRRLREKVEDLASSPKYILTKRGVGYYFRRA
- a CDS encoding peptidase MA family metallohydrolase encodes the protein MMNIDKKKFFSINFFLFGIALLMMGFVFYHGQQNNLVTAFRPMVRDVENRIVSYRTRSYDFVTTDHFIIRYDDGIDEEIIDLVTMTAEDKYGSVVEAFQYKPQEKIMILLYDDIGAFMDITMQGKGTPPMGVYYGNTIHLLNPRQWVRSDEDMTRAFYSEGPLLHELVHLFTDHVGKGNFPIWFTEGVSLYFEYKVDGYEWGKEVTEIDYTIEMLRDEFYQLDEYLAYTQSFRIVRNFVENYGEEALIEIIESLGEGKSLQSFMHLFR
- a CDS encoding S8 family peptidase, translating into MFSYSNIVEDLVIERLMNSNGEHIPVIITGDNCGCDDLEKCIKELGGVVKHRLSIINAVAAYIPPVGVRSVARDKTINKVHFDDMVFKLMDVASVTVASDYANEHGLTGKGVTVAVVDTGVHPHSDLTTPNNRIVGFVDFVDKKTAPYDDDGHGTHVAGIVAGNGFASQGKYMGIAPDANIVGVKVLNKDGGGNISDVIAGIQWVIDNKQRYNISVVTLSLGTKAKVSYKEDPLCRAVDKAESHGITVVVAAGNSGPEASTINSPAISPNTIAVGACNDRTASTPRDCKIADFSSRGPTPDGLKKPDILAPGVNINSLSNKGNGYHSLSGTSMATPIVAGCAALLYENNPNLTPSQVKRMMTESCVNLGYGSEVQGAGLLDIKDIMSKSKISPQPPKRTPQDRQQNTKGIFSIFDGWFFVILIVILILIL
- a CDS encoding M23 family metallopeptidase → MEIYQRLLSLCGKVKNYGENLLKNKLDKKAATVTVILCTIIAVGFILTAGKAYEAQLNGKVLAVVKHQEEFAEAIEDVKKEVQTLYGHEFLVPNDIEWIETKAKKQELTDKQAIIHNIKRLLDMKVKATAIVIEGEEIAFVKDDLTAKAILDEIKGLFTNEELAYDYIGFNEKVQLKEVGVNLAEVKNKEEVFQLITKGTNEVKTHEVASGESAWVIAQQYDLSMENLTAANPDINPERLQIGQKINLVVPKPYVTVTTKEYMELVETIPFETEYVETEALYKGDKKITVQGEEGKREIKGYQVKENGVFAGHEVLEEIILEEPVTRVIAEGIKERPATVATGAFVRPTRGTLTSGFGTRWGRRHEGIDIGAPTGTSITAADAGRVSFAGSRGAYGNLVIIDHENGYQTYYAHASRILVKQGDRVFKGQEIAKVGSTGRSTGPHLHFEVRKNGVPINPLQFVKY